CCACGATGACCCCCGACGAGCTGCTCGAACTGTGTGCCCGTCTGGACCCGGAGCGCGAGCCCGGTCGCCTGACGCTCATCGTGCGGATGGGCGCCGAGCAGATCGGCGAGCGACTTCCGGCCCTCGTCCGCGCCGTCCGGGACAACGGCCACCCGGTGCTGTGGTTCATCGATCCGATGCACGGCAACACGGTGAAGCTTGCGGACGGCACCAAGAGCCGTGATGTGACGACCGTCTCCGACGAGGTGCGGCAGTTCCTGTCGTGTCTGGCCGAGGCGGGCGTCAGGGCGCACGGGCTGCACCTGGAAGCGAGCCCGTACGCGGTCGGCGAGTGCTTCGGCGGTTTCGGACCGCGCTCGGCGCCCGGCACGCACGGAACCGGCATGCCGAGTCTGTGCGACCCGCGGCTGGACCCGGACCAGGCCGCCGAGGTCGTGGCGGCGTGGTCGGACGTCCAGGCCGCACCCGCAGCTTCCGCTCTCAGCAAGGGGTAGAGGACTTGACCACATCTCTTCGCGTCGAACCGTACGACCTTCCCAGCAGGGAAGATCTCCCGGTCGGCCCGGTCGACTGGCAGGTGAGCCCGGAGCGGGCCGTCCTGCTCATCCACGACATGCAGACCTACTTCCTGGAGCCGCTGGGCCAGGACATGCGCAGCCGCCTGGTCGACAACGCGGCCGCACTGCGCAAGGTCTGCGTGGAGCGGGGGATGCGGGTCGCCTACACCGCTCAGCCCGGTCGTATGACCGAACAGGACCGCGGACTGCTCCGCGACTTCTGGGGACCGGGGATGACCAGCTCCGAGGCCGACCGCTCCATCGTGGCCGAACTGGCCCCGCAGGCCTCGGACTGGAACCTCGTCAAGTGGCGCTACAGCGCCTTCTTCCGCACCGATCTGCTCCAGCGCATGCGGGAGGAGGGCCGTGACCAGCTGCTCATCGCCGGTGTGTACGGACACGTCGGCATCCTCACCACGGCGCTGGAGGCGTACACCAACGACATCCAGGTCTTCCTGGCCGCGGACGCCATCGGCGACTTCTCGGCCGAGCACCACCGGATGACGCTGGAGCACGCGGCGCGTGTCTGCGCCAAGGTCTCGGACGTGGACGGACTGGTGGCATGAGCATCGACAACGAGCCAACCGGGGCGCACGGCCACAGACCGGCCGATCTCCTCCAGGCCGTACTCGACGGCTCGGTCCGGGACTTCGCGCTGATCTGCCGCGACGGCGAGCACGGCCGCCGCGTACAGGTCCTCACCGGCGAGGTCGGCCACCACGAGTCGCTCGACGCGCTCGACCTCGGAGCCCGCGGCGGCGCGTCCGCGGGCGCCGGGGCGGACGGCAGCGACGTACTGGTGGTGGTGCCCTACCGCCAGCTCGCCGAGCGCGGCTACCCCGCGCCCGACGACGGCACCCCGCTCATCGCCATGACCGTGCAGCAGCAGGAGCACCACGCGGTGGCCTCGGTCCTGGACCGGCTGCCCCAGCACGCGGTGCGGCTGGCCAACGGGCGCTTCGAGCCCGACGACGCGGCGTACGCGCAGACCGTCAAGTCGGTCATCGCCGACGAGATAGGCACCGGCGAGGGCGCCAACTTCGTCATCAAGCGCACCTACCTCGCCGACATCACCGGCTACCGCCCCGAGCAGGCGTTCTCCGTCTTCGGCGAACTCCTGTCCCGGGAGCGCGGCGCGTACTGGACCTTCCTGGTGCAGACCCGCGACGCGACCCTGATCGGCGCCTCGCCCGAGCGTCACGTCAGCCTGGCCGACGGCGTCGCCACCATGAATCCGATCAGCGGCACCTACCGCTACCCGGACGGCGGCCCGACCCTGGCCGGTCTGACCGAGTTCCTCGCCGACCGCAAGGAGGCCGAGGAGCTGTACATGGTGGTGGACGAGGAACTGAAGATGATGTGCCGGGTCTGCGAGCCCGGCACGGTGCAGGTGAACGGCCCGCATCTCAAGGAGATGGCGAAGGTCGCGCACACCGAGTACCACATCACCGGAACCTCCGGCGCGGACATCCCCGAGGTGCTGCGCGCCACCATGTTCGCGCCCACCGTCACCGGCAGCCCGGTGGAGAGCGCGGCCCGCGTGATCCAGCGCTACGAGCCCGAGGGCCGCGGCTACTACAGCGGCATCATCGGCCTGGCCGGCACCGACGAGCAGGGCCGGCGCACCCTCGACTCCGCGATCCTCATCCGTACCGCCGTCCTGGAGCCCACCGGCAAGGTGGCCATCTCGGTCGGCTCCACCCTGGTACGCCACTCCGACCCGCAGGGCGAGGTGGCCGAGACCCGGGCCAAGGCGAAGGCGCTCCTGGAGGCCTT
This is a stretch of genomic DNA from Streptomyces sp. NA04227. It encodes these proteins:
- a CDS encoding isochorismatase family protein; translation: MTTSLRVEPYDLPSREDLPVGPVDWQVSPERAVLLIHDMQTYFLEPLGQDMRSRLVDNAAALRKVCVERGMRVAYTAQPGRMTEQDRGLLRDFWGPGMTSSEADRSIVAELAPQASDWNLVKWRYSAFFRTDLLQRMREEGRDQLLIAGVYGHVGILTTALEAYTNDIQVFLAADAIGDFSAEHHRMTLEHAARVCAKVSDVDGLVA
- a CDS encoding anthranilate synthase family protein — encoded protein: MSIDNEPTGAHGHRPADLLQAVLDGSVRDFALICRDGEHGRRVQVLTGEVGHHESLDALDLGARGGASAGAGADGSDVLVVVPYRQLAERGYPAPDDGTPLIAMTVQQQEHHAVASVLDRLPQHAVRLANGRFEPDDAAYAQTVKSVIADEIGTGEGANFVIKRTYLADITGYRPEQAFSVFGELLSRERGAYWTFLVQTRDATLIGASPERHVSLADGVATMNPISGTYRYPDGGPTLAGLTEFLADRKEAEELYMVVDEELKMMCRVCEPGTVQVNGPHLKEMAKVAHTEYHITGTSGADIPEVLRATMFAPTVTGSPVESAARVIQRYEPEGRGYYSGIIGLAGTDEQGRRTLDSAILIRTAVLEPTGKVAISVGSTLVRHSDPQGEVAETRAKAKALLEAFGERAQGSSPAQDPRILDSLKSRNDGIAGFWVGQDAGRGVTSSLLEGRKALVIDAEDTFTSMLDHQLRALGLSVTVRRFDETFEVRDHDVVLVGPGPGDPLATEHPKIAALDKVVGELLAERHPFVAVCLSHQVLSRRLGLPLVRRERPNQGTQRQIDLFGSPERVGFYNTFEARSATANWTGPDGEQVEISRNPDTDEVHALRGDRFASLQFHAESLLTVDGPRILTDMFEGVLAP